Proteins encoded together in one Chitinophaga lutea window:
- a CDS encoding NAD(P)/FAD-dependent oxidoreductase gives MIQPNIPDTDRPRVVIVGGGFAGINIAKSLKNAPVQVVLLDRNNYHLFQPLLYQVATAGLEPDSIAFPLRGIFKRQKNFHFRMGEVKSVNAADNVLVTNIGDIRYNYLVIATGSNTNFFGNKLIEENAIGMKSLIEAVQIRNYVLKQFEESLLLSSEKEIRPKLNFVMVGGGPTGVELAGAFAELRKYILPKDYPELPLHLMNIYLIEAGPRVLAGMTEASSKKTFASLEHIGVKVMTNVAVKDYDGHNLLLSNGETIETQSLLWSAGVKGMPIAGLPEAEVLPNGRVNVDEFNLVKGSKNIYAIGDIAMMVNDDRFPKGYPMVAQVAMQQGKQLGKNITASLRGRAMKPFRYADLGSMATIGRNRAVAEFAGIRLSGYLAWVAWMVVHLLNLLGFRNKLVVFINWFYRYFTYDRGTRIIIKRGAANIVKLRQSVYQTDPLLP, from the coding sequence GCAGGTAGTGTTGCTCGACAGGAATAACTATCATCTTTTTCAACCCCTGTTGTACCAGGTAGCTACGGCAGGCCTTGAACCCGACAGCATCGCTTTTCCCCTCCGCGGCATCTTCAAACGCCAGAAAAACTTCCATTTCCGGATGGGAGAGGTGAAAAGCGTGAATGCGGCCGATAATGTGCTCGTCACCAACATCGGCGACATCAGATACAACTACCTCGTGATCGCCACGGGCAGCAATACGAACTTTTTCGGCAATAAACTCATCGAAGAAAACGCGATCGGCATGAAGTCGCTCATCGAAGCGGTGCAGATCCGGAACTACGTGCTGAAACAATTCGAGGAATCGCTGCTGCTGAGCAGCGAAAAGGAGATCAGGCCCAAACTGAACTTCGTGATGGTGGGCGGCGGCCCTACCGGCGTTGAGCTGGCAGGCGCTTTCGCGGAACTGCGCAAATACATATTGCCGAAAGATTACCCGGAGCTGCCGCTGCACCTGATGAACATCTATCTCATCGAAGCCGGCCCGCGCGTGCTGGCAGGTATGACGGAAGCCAGCAGTAAAAAAACATTCGCCAGCCTGGAACATATCGGCGTGAAAGTGATGACGAACGTGGCTGTGAAAGATTATGACGGCCACAACCTGTTGCTGAGCAACGGCGAAACGATCGAAACGCAGTCGCTCTTATGGTCTGCCGGCGTGAAAGGTATGCCCATAGCCGGTTTGCCGGAAGCGGAAGTGTTGCCCAACGGGCGTGTGAACGTGGATGAGTTCAACCTCGTGAAAGGAAGCAAAAACATTTACGCGATCGGTGATATTGCGATGATGGTCAACGACGACCGTTTCCCGAAAGGTTACCCGATGGTGGCGCAGGTGGCGATGCAGCAGGGCAAACAGCTCGGTAAAAACATCACCGCATCGCTCCGCGGCCGCGCCATGAAACCGTTCAGATACGCCGACCTCGGCAGCATGGCCACTATCGGCCGTAACCGCGCCGTGGCCGAGTTTGCGGGCATCCGCCTCAGCGGCTACCTGGCATGGGTGGCCTGGATGGTGGTGCACCTGCTCAACCTGCTGGGGTTCCGCAATAAACTTGTGGTATTCATCAACTGGTTCTACCGCTATTTTACATACGACCGCGGCACGCGCATCATCATCAAACGTGGCGCGGCCAACATCGTGAAGCTGCGGCAGTCTGTGTACCAGACGGACCCGCTTTTACCTTGA